The DNA region GGGGGGGCGTTGATTTAAGGTTGGTTTTTACTTGACCGTTGGAAAGTTTGGcggacctcctccacccgtTCCGCACATGCCACCTCTCCGTGCCGGGCCGTTGctcagggggaggagggaatgGTGTGCCGACGGAACGTGCCGGTTGTGGGTACTGATCTGGGTCGTTATTGAAGATCGCACACCCGGTGATGACGAGAAGGAATAGGAAGAAGTGCCCGGGGGGGATCAGACGACCATGGCGGCGGgtaggtgtgtgtgtgtgtcggATGAAAAGGGAAACGCCACATGTCTCTTCGCTTGGCCGAGGAGGGAAggtcctttttttttcgaggTTTTGCAACCAAAGGGCCCTTTTAGGTCGTACCCGAAATACGCGGGTGGAAATAGATTGCGGTgccttgctgctggctgcttgCTGACATGAATGAATCCTGAATGTCGGTTGTCGGCACTTgcttccatccatccatccatccatccttttcctttcccccaACACATCGTTGACCTAGGCAGTTGGTTTTTTGGTGACGTCGAAAGAGTCGAGAATTGGACCGCTGCCGGGTGGATTCTATGGGGACGGATCAGGTATTAATATCGATAGCGTCAGAAATTCCAAATAGGAGATCGGGCTGGGTGAATCATGTTGTGGTCTCGCTCGGGTCGGGTTGAAGGAGACGgccggctggctggctggcgctCGGTCGGTCGGTGTGTGTCGGTCGATCGGTGTAATGTGAAtcacttttcttttcttttcctcatCACCCGTGTTGAAGGCCTGGGGTGTTTGTGAGACCCTTTTCGCAAACAAGAAACGAAACgggaagaaacaaaaaagcGAAGCAgagaaagggaggaggaggaaggcatGAACAAATAATGAACATTTTCAAGTAGCACCCAAAAataggtttttttttttttgctctctGTCCAAGGCATGTATATCAGACTTTCAACCATCCGGACATGTTATAATAACACAACATCCAAGCAGCATGAATAAAGCATGCCCGCCAAACCGCACGATCCCACCAGCCCATCCCCGATCCGGCCACCCCAATGAAACGACAATTCCCAAAAGGAAAGAAACGTTGCAACGGACCGCTTGGAAGGTTGCTTCTTTTGGCTTGGATCTTGTCTTTTTGGCCTGCTGGTTCAAACCGGTGAAAAGAAGAATGGAGTGCAGGGGATTGGTGCGCATgtgaaaaaaaagggaaaccCCTTCAACTTACACTATATAAAATATCATCGTGATCGTGGAAGTTGCATCGGAGATTTTTTATTCCCAATAGAAAATGCCCCGACGCAGCGCTCGATCGGTCGCGGCGGCAGCAGGGCCGTTTACGCTACCCACTGTTGAGATTTTGGAGGCGCATGAGCCATTCGGAGATTTTTTGGTTCAATTGCTTTTTTTGTGGGCGCGACAAGAAGAGGGTCAACAGCGGAAAATGCAACAGTGGACAGGGTTGGCAGGGCCCAACTTGCTTGGTCGTCCACCCGTTCATATCAAACCAAACCTGGAGGTGCAGCAGAGAGGTGGTGCTGATCCAATGACGCTGTGGAAAACGGATAGGGCAGGCAgttgaagaaaaaaaggggccAACCAAGGATTGACACGATTGGTCTGCAGGCTTTTGTTCACTTTGAGATGCAGAGGTAAAACACGGAGGAGAATAATAGGATGGTGAGACACAAGTTCACATTATCCTGATAAAACATGCTTCGTGTTCGCTACCTATAAACTATGAGCCGCCTGATATAAGTGCACCGCTCTATCTGAGTACGTACTGGAATTATCAAACAACTCTGCAAccttatattataagaaaACCATTTCACTTGCCCAACAAACCCTTCTCAAAAACACACCCCAGTCAGAAATGTCACCTCCTCCGATCCTCCTCtgcatcaccctctcccaactGCCCTTCGATTGGTCTCCCACTTGTGCCAGGCACATTCGTTGACTGCTGTGGCGGTAACCTCCTCGACACGGACCGAATAGGCAATGTTCTCCTATTCCCAATCACCACCGTCTGAGGATCCGACTGGAATATCGGATCTTGTTGTCTTTCCGGAGACAAAATTCGATCGATGTCATCAAAGTCTGCTACGGATATCGATGGAACCTCCGTGGGGGCAGACGAAAATGGGAAAGATGTCGTTGGTGCTTCCGTAGATGGAGACATGAGCTCGAGTTCCTCCGTCATTCTATCCCTTTTTGCATAGcgttcttcatcttcatcgatAGTCTCACTGTCATATGGTCGTTTCTGGCCCGAGTGGACGCCGCCAGAGGTCAAACCCAGCAAGACATCCTCGCTAGGAAGTAATGGGTCCTCTCCGGATTGTCGAAGCAAGAAGTCGATCGACAGTTGGGAGGATTGCGAATTCGACCGGCTTGGATGTTGTTCAAAAGCCGGTTCGGGCTGTGATGGTGAAGGTAgtcttgatggtgtttgtGAGGGGCCGGTTGCGCTTCTCCCCCTGTGATAGGTGAGGATGAGCACCATGGAAAGCGAGATTTTGCCGGGTTAAAGTCTTACCTGTTGCTGAGAGCATCAAGCTGAACTTGGACTGACGAGTTGGCGTCACTTCCATTGGGGTCCGGACTCGAAAGTCGGGGAAATGGTAGTCGTGAGTCGTTTGACATTGTGACTTGAGGCGAGTTTGTGAGATGTGATGGATATAGTCAAGAGTGGAGGTGTGGGGGAAGCTGCACACTAAATGCAGATCTGAAGGGAATCGATTGCCGAGCGGGGAGGCTCTGCATATTTATGAGGACAAGAGAGATGGGAGAAAATGTAGgtagaaacaaaaaaaaaagaaaaagacatGCAATGCATAGCAAAGAAACGAAACGGAGGGAAACCGAACGTTGCCCGAGAGACTGCAAGGCCCGCCCAGCTTGTGAGCCCTCCAGGAAGCCTGGAAATCACAGGGCTGCATCCATTTTCCCTCCTAGGTGGAAAGCATTTGGCATGCACCTAGTTGGCACGGTAGGGCATCGTGCAGCGGGTGTGTGATGCACGCAAGAGCGGGAGCGGCGCGCCGCCTAGTTGGGTGAATGCAGAAGCCATCACACAGTCACACCCGCCTCTTCAACGGCCATCAAGAATGGCCCGCCGGCCACTGGGCCCCCCTGTTGCCCATCCACCCAGTGCTACCACATGCCCATGGCCCGATGGCACATTACAAAGATGGGTTTCGACACATCAGAAAAGCCGGGTAGGAGACATGCTTTGCACTGGCGCAGCACTCCAGCGGTCTTCACCTAAAGGCGAGGTcggtcttgatcttctccatcATTCAGTTTCGGGCCATGGGCGAGATGGGATTAAATGGAAGCCTGGAAATCTTGGAGACCTCAAACGATTTGAAGGTTGAATTCGAGCCCTCCGAATTAGGCCGGGAGGTCGTTTTGTTTCCGCGAGGGCAAAGGAACCGTGGCTAAGCATCGAGCTGACTTTTCTACGCCCTCTCCTAGAACCGATTGATCTCCAATTGCAGTGGCTTAAGCGGCTCAAGTAGAGGTTGGGGCCGCGATTATGGCCTTGAATTATGACAAATGGGGTAAAGGCGGAATTGTTGGTCTGTTATGCTCCAAATATGATAATCAAGTTCGGACTGCTGTATCTGAAGAGCCTGGTGGGAGAAAAACACAAAAGAGAACGTcggctgtggctgtggtgttttgttgGTTCTTGGACAGTTCGGGACTGGTCAGTCGAGGTCGGGTTCCCTCCACGCCAAGCATTTCCATTATCAGCACGCCAAGATATTAGTCCTAGAGTGGGGTGACAGGCCCCTGAACCGAGCGGGCCGGACGGTGCACGAACAATCCGGGGCAAGCACGGTCCACCCAACCCCGGCAGGAAGAAGGTTCCACGGTGAATGCCTAGCAGAACTCGGTGTGAGCCTTTCATCGGCTgttctttcctcttctccctgtCCAGCTGAAATGTTAAGGTAAGGGTGAAATCTGGATGCCTGGATAAGACTTTGACGAAATCCTCCTGCTCTTTCTCCGCATCGCGCTTTTCTTCCGCGTCGAGCATTCAACGGCGCCACTATGAGTGATGCAATGGAGGTGGATTCCGAGGTGGATGGGCCTCGCGGTGCCAAGAGGAAGGCTGATGCTCTTGACGACAACACCCCCCAACGTCGAATCAAGGTACAGCTCCCGACACCATCTTTTTTTGAGACGAGCTGCACTAACAGCATGCTCATAGCCCCTGGACGAAGATGTCATCAACAAAATTGCTGCCGGGGAAATCATCGTGGCTCCCGTGAACGCCTTGAAGGAGTTGATGGAGAACTCTGTCGACGCGGGATCAACCACCGTAGATGTTTCGGTGAAAGAGGGAGGCTTGAAGTTACTACAGATCACTGATAATGGCTCTGGCATCGAGGTTAGATCCCCCCTGTTAGCGTCCGCTATCACCCGCTcgcttcctcgccgcccccTTCATCCCCCTTGTTCCGAGTGGTTACTCATCAAAGAAACAGAAAGAAGATCTGCCAATATTGTGTCAACGTTTCACGACGTCCAAGCTCCAAAAGTTTGAAGACCTCCAGACCATCGCTACCTATGGTTTCAGAGGCGAGGCCTTGGCCAGCATCAGCCACATTGCCCATCTTACCGTGACCACGAAAACACGGGACTCAGAGTGTGCCTGGAGGGGTCACTATGGCAGCGGAGTGTTAGTCCCAGCCAAACCTGGCCAGTCTCCTGACCCAAAGCCCGTATCTGGCCGACAAGGCACCCAGATTACCGTTGAAGATTTGTTCTTCAACGTTCCTACAAGACGGCGTGCGTTTCGATCACCAGCCAACGAGTACAACAAAATACTGGACATGGTTGGGAGATATGCTATCCATTGTACCGGTGTGGGGTTCACATGCAAGAAACATGGCGAATCATCCAAAGGCATCTCCGTATCTCCAACAGCGCCATGTCTGGACAGAATCAGACAAATCTACGGCGCAAGCGTTGCCAACGAGCTCACCGAATTCGAGACGAAAGATGATCAATGGGGGTTCAAGGCAAAGGGACTTGCCACCAACGCCAATTACAGAACCAAAAAAACTACCTTGCTGTTGTTCATTAATAACAGATGTGTTGAGTCGACCAACATCCGCAAGGCACTCGAGCAGACCTATGCGTCattcctccccaaaaacgGTCATCCGTTTGTATACCTCAGCCTTGAGATAGACCCACGCCGGGTCGACGTCAACGTCCACCCAACCAAACAAGAAGTCAACTTCTTGAACGAAGACGAAACCATTCAAGCAGTATGCGAACACTTGCGCTCCAAACTAGCCGAGGTAGATGCCAGCAGGACCTTCCTCACCCagaccctcctcccagcaAGCAGCCGGGCTGCCTCCTCCGCTCAACTGCCACCAGCCCCCTCTGCACCCTCTATGGCGATCCCGGCTTCCAGTCGAAGAGCCCCTCCTAGAAGCGACACCAGCCTCGTCAGGACAGACACAAACCTTCGGAAAATCACGAGCATGCTCCCCCCTGCCAGACCAGGCGGCAGCACGCCATCCCGCCCAGGCCCAGAGCCCATGGAATTTGACACGGCACCCGAGCCTCGTCAGCCCACATCTTGTCATTTGCACAGCATCAAAGAGCTCCGCGCAGAAGTCCGCGAGGAGATGCACAACGAGCTCACTGATATCTTTGCCAACCACACTTTTGTCGGAATTGTTGACGAGCGCCGCAGGCTGGCTGCTATACAAGCTGGCGTTAAGCTCTACATGATTGACTACGGCCGGGTGTGTTACGAATACTTTTACCAGTCGGGGCTAACAGATTTTGGTAATTTTGGTGTGGTACAGTTTCAGCCTCCTCTTGACATTCGCAACCTACTGTCATCGTCCCCAAATCTCCTCACTGAATATGAAGAAGagcaggatgatgatgaggaagaggacatTGACCCCGAAGAAAAGGCCGAGATCATCGAGGCTGTGGTGGAGAAGTTGATTGAGAGAAGAGAAATGTTGCTGGAGTACTTTAGTTTGGAAGTATCTCCCGCGGGAGAGTTGTGCAGTGTGCCGCTGTTGGTCAACGGGTATGAGCCACCTTTGACAAAGTTGCCAGGGTTCTTGGTGAGGTTAGGGCCTTGTGTCAACTggacggaggagaaggcttgTTTTGAGAGCTTCCTGAAGGAGCTGGCTGGATTTTATGTACCAGAGAGGTTGCCGCTGAAGAAGGTAGccaaagaggaggatgatgggacGCTGGACAGTGCTGATGAGAGGGAAGAAGATAAtaaaggggaagaggaaaagaggattgatgcgaggaggagaaatgTGAAATGGGCGTTGGAGCATGTGCTTTTCCCGGCGTTTAAGGCGAGGCTGGTCGGGACGAAAGGCATCATGGAGGCTGGGggtgtggtggaggtggcggatTTGAAGGGGCTGTACAGAGTCTTTGAAAGGTGTTAGGTAATGGATGTTgaagttggggttgttggggaacATGGGTAGAATATACGGGGATGCTTTTCAATTTATTCTTGATCATGCCTGGCATTTGTATGTGCACAACCATGTACACGAGCAACGACCATCAGGTAGGTAACATGTGAAATTAACTGAGGGCTACTTGCGGCTGCCTAAAGTTGTACACAACCTTCCATTTTCACAGACCAAGACCTGATGGAGGAAGGTACGAGCGGTTCAGCGTATCCCTTCTTTACTCCAACGCCTGCCACTCAAATCTCAATGGCGTGCCCGTTGGCCTTGACTTTTTGGAACGTGGGCTGATGAGAACTCGCGCTGTTCGTAATTCTATCCCTACCTACCTCGATCTCCAACCACCCAGATCTTGGACAGATGGCATGGAATTAACAGAGTTATAGGAGCAAATGGTAAGTTGAATGTAATCTCTGGGGTCCGGCTGGCACACTGCCTTTAGGCGGGCATCTTTTTTGTTCGGGGCTCGAGGTTTCAtttttctcctccccaaggTCCCCAAACCAATCCTGGATGGCATAGTGGTCCGTTATGGCATGCGAAAAATGTGAGATGGTTGAGGTAGTGATGAAGTGTAAAATAACTGCTAGGTAGAGTCAAAGGTAGATAGATATGCGCGTGGTTGATCTTGGTGCTAGGCAAGGCTTGACTTGCAAATTCCTTGCAATATGAGGTCCGCAGATGCTGGTGTCCTGGGTCATATTCCCTTTGTGATTTCTCATGAGGACAGCCCTCGGTTCGGCCCTCAGTGTAGCGATTCCTTCGTTCCTTCCCTTTTCAGTTTTGGCGATAGCTTCATTAAGGAGCCCTGCAAGGGCAGCTGAACTAACATAGGTAGGTACGAGACATCCGATTGACCTAGAATCCTAGATTTCCCGGCGGGCAAGGTAGGCTATCGGCTGATGCGTGCGGATGTTATATGACGATTGGCTCAgatcacctcctccgcccgaGTCGTTCTTGGACGTGTATTGTTGGGGTAAGCATCGAACGTCCAATGGCACGTTGCTCTTGTACAAATGCGCCTTTTCACACCCGCCTGAACTGTACTATGGTGGTTCAAACAAGACGAATCTTTGCAAACAGGCCATATATTCCCAAACCGGCTTATATCGTCGTCGAGATGGTACGAGTCGGGGTCCATTGCGTGGAGCCATGAGTGCGATGGATTGAATCAAGCTTCCCCGTCACGCCCATACCTGACTGACTGACCCCTCTGATCCTGCATTGTTTGGTCCGTCAGGCCCCTTAGGTCGGACCAGAGGCCGGGTGTGATACCCCGCCGGTGATGTGAAAAAATTACTGCACCCAAGAAAGTGATCCGTTTATCTGAGACGAATTCTAGCTGAAACTTCAAGCTTCTCTCATGTTCGGGATCTTCGCAGGCGATAAGCTGTACAGTGGCTGCCTTTGCCTCTCGGAAGACATCCACCTCAAACCAAGAACCGACCATCTGGGGCTCTTCGGTCAGAAGATCAATTTCATGGGTCTCTATATCAGCCCAGCTGACTACCCGATGCTTGCatatcctcaccacccccgtcctCATGATGCAAATCCGTTGGTTACCTTTTACCTCCCTCTCTGCAATCGAGACCattcggtggtggtggagagtaTCGCAGCCTGAGCAATACAGTGGCCCAATCCCCTTGACGTGATGGCTTTCAAACTTGCAACGATCCCAGAGGCGCTTGCCAGACGGGTGACGTGGCACAACCCTACCATTCCTCGTCATTCGGAGATCGTTCCGTGGCAAGCACGTCTTGCAGAGTAGGTCTTTGCGAAGGCAATATCTGATGGCGTCTTGGGCACCGCGAGTGCGTATGTAATTAGACGGAGGCTCAAAACCGTACCGGGAGCTGAGGATGGCTAAGCTGGGCCAGAGTGGCCCCGCCAGATCGTGTTTTATGATACGTCGTAGAACTTGAGAGACACGACCGAGGGAGAAAACGGCCGCTACGTCGACAGCAAGATCCAGGTTGACCCTTTTCACAATTTCGAGTATGAGCTCTTCGGGGAGTTTGAGTAGTCGGCTGTGTTCGCGATTGTGAAGTCTGGCCACCATGACAGGATCTCTCGTGTCATGAACAGCCGCCTCGTTCTCGGAAGAGTTGGCAATCGATTcgggttgttgatggttgtCCTCCGGCGGTTTTGGTTCCTCTTGGTGGGGATTCATCTTGTCCGTCATGATAGAGAAAGGGAGTTTTATGGAGCTTCCGAGAGATACTTGATGTTGCTGATCCTAATTCTGTCGATAAGTCGCCCTGTCGCTTGATGCTTCAACGAAtctcggtggtgaggatACGTCCGGGGAACTGACATCAAAGGATGACGAGAGAAACAGCACAGAGTTTGGAACTCTCAATAGGCTGCGAGAATTTGTAGGGTGTGGCTCTCAAATATCAAACTGTATTCTTGTTCCAGCCCAGGGCTTGCACAAGGTTTCTGCCTGGTTATCCACCCCGTGGCCCTGCTCCCCAGCCTCCATGCCGCCATTGTCAAATCTAGTGCACAACTGCACCCACAGAATTAAATTCAAACAGTTTTGGCTTTGTGGCTCGAAAATTTCTTTTCAATTTGACGCTTTCCGATATGGAACCTATCAGGTTACTGGGTCTGGTAGGAAACAAGGTGCGGCAGGGCCTGGTATGGCAGTGACCTCAAGACCTTCCTGTCCCTTCGAATCTGTACCCAACTGAAAGAAACAGTAAAATTCATCAACGACAACGCCATAGCCAAACGAAGAGGGCTAACAACGCATccaggaagaagagggaccAGAAGGCCGGTTCAAAAATGGGGAACCCACAACCTTTGTATGTGGCGACAAACTGTGAAAGCAAGCCCCGACTCTACACGAAATTACGTTGGCACAAAGTGTAGCAAGCAATGGTTGGAGCAGTAGTTATACCTTAATTGTTTTGCGTTAATCCTTCTCACCAGAGACAGCAAGCAAATCCAGCCGAAGAACTCTGGCAATCGAAGCATCAAGAGACGAGCCAATATCCATTCAAATCCAAGAATGCAGGGAGCAGGCATATAAATATGCTCTCGAAGCGGTGCAATTACCGCCCATAAACCCACAGGAATATCAAGCGCGCCTTGAGAGGGAGTTTGACGAGGCAATGTAAGAGCGTAGGAAAAAAAGGATTGAAGAGACTATACTACGGCAAGAAAAACAAGGCCTGAATGTGAAGGCGGGGGACGCGTGACTTGGAccaaggaagaagaaaatgaACTGGAAAATGGGTAATGACTCTGCCCAGTGTCGGGAGACAGTTCAAAGCAGGATCATCTGGACCATCAAGGTTGAGGTAGAGATTGGTATAGAGAGCATCGGTACATTAAATAAATTGGACATCCAAAGTCAACAACCTCTTGACCCTCAGATCCTAACGTGATTTGATTACCTTGATCGCGGGTTGTTAAATCTCTAGATTCTTTGTTTGATTAGCCTGGTCCAAGCACTTCATGAATTAAATTCAAGATCGACAGGAGCCGTTGATTCA from Podospora pseudopauciseta strain CBS 411.78 chromosome 6, whole genome shotgun sequence includes:
- a CDS encoding hypothetical protein (EggNog:ENOG503PZQY) translates to MNPHQEEPKPPEDNHQQPESIANSSENEAAVHDTRDPVMVARLHNREHSRLLKLPEELILEIVKRVNLDLAVDVAAVFSLGRVSQVLRRIIKHDLAGPLWPSLAILSSRYGFEPPSNYIRTRGAQDAIRYCLRKDLLCKTCLPRNDLRMTRNGRVVPRHPSGKRLWDRCKFESHHVKGIGPLYCSGCDTLHHHRMVSIAEREVKGNQRICIMRTGVVRICKHRVVSWADIETHEIDLLTEEPQMVGSWFEVDVFREAKAATVQLIACEDPEHERSLKFQLEFVSDKRITFLGAVIFSHHRRGITPGLWSDLRGLTDQTMQDQRGQSVRYGRDGEA
- the mlh1 gene encoding DNA mismatch repair protein Mlh1 (BUSCO:EOG092615IE; COG:L; EggNog:ENOG503NUYJ); the protein is MSDAMEVDSEVDGPRGAKRKADALDDNTPQRRIKPLDEDVINKIAAGEIIVAPVNALKELMENSVDAGSTTVDVSVKEGGLKLLQITDNGSGIEKEDLPILCQRFTTSKLQKFEDLQTIATYGFRGEALASISHIAHLTVTTKTRDSECAWRGHYGSGVLVPAKPGQSPDPKPVSGRQGTQITVEDLFFNVPTRRRAFRSPANEYNKILDMVGRYAIHCTGVGFTCKKHGESSKGISVSPTAPCLDRIRQIYGASVANELTEFETKDDQWGFKAKGLATNANYRTKKTTLLLFINNRCVESTNIRKALEQTYASFLPKNGHPFVYLSLEIDPRRVDVNVHPTKQEVNFLNEDETIQAVCEHLRSKLAEVDASRTFLTQTLLPASSRAASSAQLPPAPSAPSMAIPASSRRAPPRSDTSLVRTDTNLRKITSMLPPARPGGSTPSRPGPEPMEFDTAPEPRQPTSCHLHSIKELRAEVREEMHNELTDIFANHTFVGIVDERRRLAAIQAGVKLYMIDYGRVCYEYFYQSGLTDFGNFGVVQFQPPLDIRNLLSSSPNLLTEYEEEQDDDEEEDIDPEEKAEIIEAVVEKLIERREMLLEYFSLEVSPAGELCSVPLLVNGYEPPLTKLPGFLVRLGPCVNWTEEKACFESFLKELAGFYVPERLPLKKVAKEEDDGTLDSADEREEDNKGEEEKRIDARRRNVKWALEHVLFPAFKARLVGTKGIMEAGGVVEVADLKGLYRVFERC